A single Acidobacteriota bacterium DNA region contains:
- a CDS encoding dihydroorotase, whose amino-acid sequence MPGRPDGDGALLLRGGHVVDPSQAINGRADILIADGVVAAVGADLLPVEGATVVEVPAGLVVCPGFIDMHVHLREPGQTHKETVATGAAAAVAGGFTAVACMPNTDPVNDHAGVTEEILRKATEARLARVYPIGAVSVGSAGEQMTEVAALRDAGCVGISDDGHPVSSALMMRRALEYAAMVGLPVINHCEDPSLADGCSVHEGFRAAQLGLRGQPAETESIMVARDVSLSGLTGGPYHVAHMSAAASLRAIRDGKDRDVPVTCEVTPHHFILTDEDLRYDTNYKMNPPLRAASDRDAMLAGLADGTIDAIATDHAPHHADEKAREFEHAPFGIIGLETAVSLSLDRLVHRGVVPLGRMVELYTCNPARILGIPGGSLATGSPADITILAPDTEIEVSADRFRSKARNTPFDGWRLRGAVAAAVVGGRVVYSNDAAPGAAAIAWPEQ is encoded by the coding sequence GTGCCCGGCCGCCCGGATGGCGACGGGGCGCTCCTTCTGCGAGGCGGACACGTCGTCGATCCTTCCCAGGCGATCAACGGCAGGGCCGACATCCTGATTGCAGACGGCGTCGTCGCCGCGGTCGGGGCCGATCTGCTTCCGGTCGAGGGCGCTACCGTCGTGGAGGTGCCGGCCGGCCTCGTCGTCTGTCCCGGTTTCATCGACATGCATGTCCATCTCCGCGAGCCGGGGCAGACGCACAAGGAAACCGTGGCGACCGGCGCGGCCGCCGCCGTGGCGGGAGGCTTCACCGCGGTCGCGTGCATGCCGAACACGGATCCGGTGAACGACCACGCCGGCGTTACGGAGGAGATCCTCCGCAAGGCGACCGAAGCGCGCCTGGCTCGCGTCTATCCGATTGGCGCCGTGTCGGTCGGCTCCGCCGGCGAACAGATGACCGAGGTGGCCGCCCTGAGGGACGCCGGCTGTGTCGGCATCAGCGATGACGGACATCCCGTCTCGAGCGCCCTGATGATGCGCCGCGCCCTGGAGTACGCCGCGATGGTCGGCCTGCCGGTCATCAACCACTGCGAGGATCCGTCGCTGGCCGACGGCTGCAGCGTGCACGAGGGATTCCGCGCGGCCCAACTCGGGTTGCGAGGTCAGCCGGCGGAAACGGAATCGATCATGGTGGCGAGGGACGTCAGCCTGAGCGGCCTGACCGGCGGCCCGTATCACGTCGCCCACATGAGCGCCGCGGCGTCGCTCCGGGCGATCCGCGACGGAAAGGACCGCGACGTCCCCGTGACGTGCGAGGTCACCCCGCACCACTTCATCCTCACTGACGAAGATCTTCGCTACGACACCAACTACAAGATGAACCCGCCGCTCCGCGCCGCCAGCGATCGCGACGCGATGCTGGCCGGCCTCGCCGACGGGACCATCGACGCGATCGCCACCGATCATGCGCCGCACCATGCCGACGAGAAGGCGCGCGAGTTCGAGCACGCGCCGTTCGGCATCATCGGTCTTGAAACCGCGGTGTCGCTCTCGCTCGACCGGCTGGTGCACCGCGGCGTCGTCCCGCTCGGGCGGATGGTGGAGCTCTATACCTGCAATCCGGCGCGCATCCTGGGGATTCCGGGTGGCAGTCTGGCGACGGGGTCGCCCGCCGACATCACGATCCTGGCGCCGGACACGGAGATCGAAGTCTCGGCCGACAGATTCCGCTCCAAGGCGCGCAACACACCGTTCGACGGCTGGCGGTTGCGGGGAGCCGTCGCCGCCGCCGTCGTGGGCGGACGGGTGGTCTACTCGAACGACGCCGCACCGGGCGCCGCCGCCATCGCCTGGCCCGAGCAGTGA